A window from Cinclus cinclus chromosome 4, bCinCin1.1, whole genome shotgun sequence encodes these proteins:
- the GCC1 gene encoding GRIP and coiled-coil domain-containing protein 1, whose translation MEKFGMNFGGGPSKKELLETIETQKQQLLRFQVRLKDVVRAYKSLLKEKEALEASLKVLSVSHEGDLAVPSPVARDSGDDQSSEDSAGTAASADTAASLTSVTGAKGDEEDKAAAPTPQRAEDPSSSESGELCGAGEPERRLLQLKAQLATLTGALATVTQEKSRMEASYQAERRQMKQELEEVAGRAQEDAERQEAELRRLQELLAETRARLITQQHEREREQGDHGLMLRELQELLRAEREARRAADRQLHEAERAQGYEQEQHVRQLSQELEELRRELQGAREEYGKVDPRIQELQEEMASLKNHFQLQLVQEMKKTAQAEEQLRQRSQQEEQRVAELEAQVAQVSELLGTYEKAKQRDQGTIQRLKDRIVQLDLENKTLAIAASSHSLGEVPVEETTLDVTVLKEQMEKLRKLLQVAAEKGPEEPREQELPLGTVDGNGDKAPGRHCQQELRQLKDEFERYKVRAQQVLKSKATKDVGLARELEEAREQLAELRDKHVLLQLAMDDAEKQQRQELEAKQQELQQLQQLHRQELERCQLEFRERALRLEEEMHKQRDRALAVLAEKDHELERLRALTLPHGHKSSWDSAPGDAPRQDSSEILPQELQLCSSSEPTFFLYAEQLARKEVEIAALRKHKHQLEVQLHQLQGRALAEEDKHREEVAALRGEIQKSCRDKSREGANLEYLKNVVYRFLTLPDAWGRQQTLTAILAILHFSPEEKMSIAKSSAHGSWWLHGKR comes from the exons ATGGAGAAGTTTGGGATGAACTTTGGTGGCGGCCCCAGCaaaaaggagctgctggagaccATAGAGactcagaagcagcagctcctgcgCTTCCAGGTACGGCTCAAGGACGTTGTCCGTGCCTACAAGAGCCtcctgaaggagaaggaagcGCTGGAAGCCAGCCTGAAGGTACTCTCCGTGTCCCACGAGGGAGACCTGGCAGTGCCATCGCCCGTAGCCAGGGACTCTGGAGATGACCAGAGCTCAGAGGACAGTGCAGGGACGGCCGCCAGCGCAGACACTGCAGCCAGCCTGACCAGTGTGACCGGCGCCAAGGGGGATGAGGAGGACAAAGCCGCAGCTCCCACTCCCCAGAGAGCGGAGGACCCGAGCAGCTCCGAGAGCGGCGAGCTCTGCGGCGCCGGTGAGCCCGAGCGGCgcctgctgcagctgaaagcCCAGCTGGCCACGCTGACAGGCGCGCTGGCCACGGTGACGCAGGAGAAGTCGCGCATGGAAGCCTCGTACCAGGCGGAGCGGCGGCAGatgaagcaggagctggaggaggtggCGGGGCGGGCGCAGGAGGACGCGGAGCGGCAGGAGGCCGAGCTGcggcggctgcaggagctgctggccgaGACCCGCGCCCGCCTCATCACACAGCAGCACGAGCGCGAGCGCGAGCAGGGCGACCACGGGCTGATGCTGCGTGAGCTGCAGGAGCTACTGCGTGCCGAGCGGGAGGCACGCCGTGCCGCTGACCGCCAGCTGCATGAGGCCGAGCGAGCCCAGGGCTACGAGCAGGAGCAGCACGTCCGGCAGCTaagccaggagctggaggagctccggagggagctgcagggagcgCGGGAAGAGTACGGCAAGGTGGACCCACggatccaggagctgcaggaggagatggCCAGCCTCAAGAAccacttccagctgcagctggtgcAGGAGATGAAAAAG ACAGCCcaggctgaggagcagctgcGGCAGCGCTcgcagcaggaggagcagcgtGTGGCCGAGCTGGAGGCCCAGGTGGCCCAGGTGTCCGAGCTGCTGGGCACCTATGAGAAGGCCAAGCAGAGGGACCAGGGCACCATCCAGAGGCTCAAGGACCGCATCGTGCAGCTGGACCTGGAGAACAAGACCTTGGCCATCGCCGCCTCCAGCCACTCCCTGGGCGAGGTCCCCGTGGAAGAGACCACCCTGGATGTGACTGTGCTCAAGGAGCAGATGGAGAAGCTACggaagctgctgcaggtggcGGCTGAGAAGGGCCCAGAGGAGCCGCGGGAGCAAGAGCTGCCCCTGGGCACCGTGGACGGGAATGGGGACAAGGCCCCAggcaggcactgccagcaggagctgaggcagctcAAGGACGAGTTTGAGCGCTACAAGGTGAGGGCGCAGCAGGTGCTCAAGAGCAAGGCCACCAAGGACGTGGGCCTGGccagggagctggaggaggcgCGGGAGCAGCTGGCGGAGCTGCGGGACAAGCacgtgctgctccagctggccATGGATGATGcggagaagcagcagcggcaggagctggaggccaagcagcaggagctgcagcagctgcagcagctgcaccgGCAGGAGCTGGAGCGCTGCCAGCTGGAGTTCCGGGAGCGGGCGCTGCGCCTGGAGGAGGAGATGCACAAGCAGCGGGATCGGGCGCTGGCCGTGCTGGCCGAGAAGGACCACGAACTGGAGCGACTCCGTGCCCTCACTCTGCCCCACGGCCACAAGAGCTCCTGGGACAGCGCTCCTGGGGACGCTCCCAGGCAGGATTCCTCGGAGATCCTCccgcaggagctgcagctgtgctccagctctgaGCCCACCTTCTTCCTGTACGCGGAGCAGCTGGCGCGCAAGGAGGTGGAGATTGCGGCGCTGCGGAAGCACAAGCACCAGCTGGAGGTGCAGCTGcaccagctgcagggcagggccctggcCGAGGAGGACAAGCACCGCGAGGAGGTGGCGGCACTGCGGGGTGAGATCCAGAAGAGCTGCCGGGATaagagcagggaaggagccaACCTGGAGTACCTGAAGAACGTGGTGTACCGGTTCCTCACGCTGCCAGACGCGTGGGGCCGGCAGCAGACGCTCACGGCCATCCTGGCCATCCTGCACTTCAGCCCCGAGGAGAAGATGAGCATCGCCAAGAGCTCGGCACATGGCTCCTGGTGGCTCCACGGGAAGAGATGA
- the LOC134043841 gene encoding acrosin-like has translation MALLWLLVLLALACPVGATWDTCRGTCGLRPMASDHSSAAGTSHAVGGTSAQAGVWPGIISIQATWENGTWHMCTGVLLSSQWVLTVAHCFARARHVSMWEVVMGATDLTHLGPEAEVRHIQRLLVHQHYVPATARNDIALLELDQPVECSDYIQLGCVPDASLRVSELKSCYIAGWNFARAQGTGMALQEAKVHLMDTELCNSSRWYAGAVHADNLCAGYPQGGIDTCQVPVLPLLVPKATKPI, from the exons ATGgctttgctgtggctgctcgtcctgctggccctggcctGTCCCGTGGGGGCCACCTGGGACACCTGCAG AGGCACCTGCGGGCTCCGGCCCATGGCTTCtgaccacagctctgctgctggcacgTCCCATGCTGTGGGTGGCACCAGTGCCCAGGCAGGGGTCTGGCCCGGCATCATCAGCATCCAAGCCACCTGGGAGAACGGCACGTGGCACATGTGCACAGGTGTCCTCCTCAGCTCCCAGTGGGTTCTCACAGTTGCACACTGCTTTGCCAGGGCCAG ACATGTCTCCATGTGGGAGGTGGTGATGGGGGCTACAGATCTGACTCACCTGGGCCCTGAGGCTGAGGTCAGACACATCCAGAGGCTCCTGGTGCACCAGCACTACGTGCCTGCCACGGCCAGGAACGACATcgccctgctggagctggaccAGCCCGTGGAATGCAGTGACTacatccagctgggctgtgtgcctGACGCCTCGCTCAGGGTCTCAGAGCTGAAATCCTGCTACATCGCCGGCTGGAACTTTGCCAGAG ctcAGGGAACAGGCATGGCACTACAGGAGGCCAAGGTCCACCTCAtggacacagagctctgcaacAGCAGCCGGTGGTATGCAGGGGCTGTTCATGCTGACAACCTGTGTGCTGGGTACCCACAGGGCGGCATTGACACCTGCCAG GTCCCTGTCCTACCTCTCCTTGTCCCCAAGGCCACAAAGCCCATCTAG